In Solanum pennellii chromosome 3, SPENNV200, a single window of DNA contains:
- the LOC107013234 gene encoding uncharacterized protein LOC107013234: protein MKSLEQTIRDMQGLGCHKGISFNDLCMFPHVHLPTGFKTPKFEKYDGHGDPIAHLKRYCNQVTCAEGKQELLMAYFGESLVGIASEWFINQDISNWHTWREQAARIKPPMKESEMIDVFLQAQEPDYFHYLLSAVRMTFAEVIKVGEIVGNDIKSRKIVSQATLNVTKQVLQNGSGNIGGKKRREDIDIVVSMPRTYV from the exons atgaagagtttagAACAGACTATAAGAGATATGCAGGGACTAGGTTGCCACAAAGGTATCTCATTCAATGACTTGTGTATGTTTCCCCACGTTCATTTGCCTACTGGTTTTAAAACTCCAAAGTTTGAGAAATACGATGGTCACGGAGACCCCATAGCTCATTTGAAGAGATATTGCAATCAAGTGACGTGTGCAGAGGGCAAACAAGAGTTGCTTATGGCCTATTTTGGGGAAAGCTTAGTAGGGATTGCATCCGAATGGTTCATAAATCAGGATATTTCCAACTGGCATAC ATGGAGGGAGCAAGCTGCTAGGATTAAACCACCAATGAAGGAGTCGGAAATGATAGATGTTTTTCTCCAAGCACAAGAACCTGATTACTTTCACTATTTGCTTTCTGCCGTCAGAATGACATTTGCTGAAGTTATTAAGGTTGGGGAAATAGTGGGAAATGATATCAAGTCTAGAAAGATTGTAAGCCAAGCTACCTTAAATGTGACAAAACAAGTGCTTCAAAATGGTTCTGGAAATATTGGAGGGAAGAAGAGAAGGGAGGATATAGACATTGTTGTATCAATGCCTCGAACTTATGTCTAA